One genomic segment of Labrus bergylta chromosome 17, fLabBer1.1, whole genome shotgun sequence includes these proteins:
- the ythdc2 gene encoding 3'-5' RNA helicase YTHDC2 — protein MSHSAPHKASRSQRGVGRGSKSSGLKEIHVDEEVKISVSQALDMFRFSDDKEMEFPSSLTSTERAFIHRTAQSLGYISRSKGKGSKRFLTLRKKDGSDKPRPTMPLSLSHNSLFYVRSLLQRFPLSSKERSELQNQSSMSPSAESDGGCDRNRASGRLNNGIPMVPRRRSPSELDAFRCSLPVHKRQEEILQLIRDHRVLLVLGETGSGKTTQIPQFVLDECSRVEEPCRIFCTQPRRLAAIAVAERVAAERGESVGQTVGYHIRLESRVSPKTRLTFCTSGVFLRTLMAGDASLTTVTHVIVDEVHERDGLTDFLLIKMRDVLQKIPTLKLILSSAALDVDLFLKYFGNCPIVRLKGRQFEVKELFLEDVLRLTGFNNDDMKKKHKEDAERKEQDHKHLSEWCKAVESSSPGERGGRSPETPTQSLLQDRGDTSSLTTDGEQVEPWIQKEMDGCISRIFLHEEEEAFTQLFNLILYESVSVDYRHTETGSTPLMVAAGRGFIPQVEQLLSMGADVNMKTSNGWTAMDYAQHFQQGGAVDLLQASLAVGGPGVGECSLVQGGDTDLSAEEQELLRLYHHSFDDERVDLDLIMDLLHNICSTSADGAALIFLPGYDEIVSLRDRILYDDKRFTVNSDRYQVFTLHSDMQTSDQKKAMKTSPPGIRKIILSTNIAETSITINDVVFVIDSGKVKEKSFDTLSHVSMLKTVWISKASALQRKGRAGRCRPGICFHLFSRLRFNNMLEFQVPQLLRMPLQDLCLQTKLLAPSSCPVAEFLSKAPQPPPAHAIKNAVHMLKTIDAMDQNEDLTDLGYHLADLPVEPHLGKMVLCAVVLKCLDPVLTIACTLAYRDPFILPAQSSLKQAALLCRKRFTSSTFSDHMALLRAFQAWQKARSDGWERSFCEKNFLSQATMDMILGMRTQLLGQLRAIGFVRARGGSDIRDVNLNSENWAVVKAALVAGMYPNLVHMNPETSLLSSTREKKVIFHPTSILSPAHNKETDLVRSPRTLPTDWLIYNEMSRGQRVASVRCCSVVTPITVAIFGGCSRLPDSAFQDPAGHRDTDAPLDEVSDSEVEELAEMKLDDWLVFQCDREAAGLVFDLRQKWQNLFLRRIRCPSKPWSQQDESIIRTLVSVLTAEEQGAGLQQPTGIGQRPRPMSSEEGPQISMRNSKSPQIPPQSTSDRLCRTPASSGRPQVKANSRDETLLCEDPASSTNSSSVDTPSDSPTSSGKASHSASPQLLLSSMRYFIMKSSNMRNIEISQQRGIWSTTPSNETKLSRAFIEHSIIILVFSAQGSGHFQGYARMTSAVSRESCQDWGLVGLGGVFSVDWIHRESLPFHCSQHIVNPWNDHKKVQISRDGQELEPHAGSQLLLLWDRNSSAQ, from the exons gaaaGGATCAAAGCGTTTCCTCACCCTCAGGAAGAAGGATGGTTCAGATAAACCTCGTCCCAccatgcctctctctctctcccataaCTCGTTGTTCTACGTGCGCAGCCTGCTGCAGAGGTTTCCTCTGAGCAGTAAGGAGCGCTCGGAGCTGCAGAACCAGAGCAGCATGTCTCCGTCTGCAGAGTCCG acGGCGGCTGTGACAGGAACAGAGCGAGCGGCCGTCTGAATAACGGGATCCCCATGGTTCCTCGCCGGAGGAGTCCATCAGAACTGGACGCCTTCAGATGCTCTCTGCCCGTCCACAAACGACAGGAAGAGATCCTGCAGCTCATCAGAGACCACCGAGTGCTGCTGGTGCTGGGAGAGACCGGCTCAGGGAAGACCACTCAG ATCCCTCAGTTTGTGCTGGATGAGTGCAGCAGGGTCGAGGAGCCCTGCAGGATCTTCTGCACTCAGCCCAGAAGACTCGCCGCCATCGCTGTGGCAGAGAGAGTCGCagcggagagaggagagagcgtgGGCCAGACTGTGGGATACCACATCCGACTGGAGAGCAG AGTTTCTCCAAAGACTCGTCTGACCTTCTGCACCAGCGGCGTCTTCCTCAGGACGCTGATGGCCGGAGACGCCAGCCTGACCACGGTCACGCATGTCATCGTG gacgAGGTTCATGAGCGCGACGGTCTGACCGACTTCCTGCTCATTAAGATGAGAGACGTCCTGCAGAAGATCCCGACCCTCAAACTCATCCTGTCCAGTGCTGCTCTGGACGTCGACCTGTTCCTCAAATACTTTGGAAACTGTCCCATCGTCAGAC TGAAAGGCCGACAGTTTGAAGTGAAGGAGTTGTTCCTGGAGGACGTTCTCAGACTAACCGGCTTCAACAACGAcgacatgaagaagaaacacaaagaggacGCTGAGAGGA aggAGCAGGATCACAAACACCTGTCTGAATGGTGTAAAGCTGTggagagcagctcacctggagagagaggggggaggagtcCTGAGACCCCTACTCAGAGTCTCCTGCAGGACAGAGGAGACACATCCTCACTGACCACT GATGGAGAACAGGTGGAGCCATGGATTCAGAAGGAGATGGACGGCTGTATTTCCAGAATCTTCCTccatgaagaagaggaagcttTCACTCAGCTGTTTAACCTCATCCTGTACGAGAGTGTCAGCG TGGACTACAGACATACTGAGACAGGCTCCACCCCCCTGATGGTGGCAGCTGGGCGGGGCTTCATCCCTCAGGTGGAGCAGCTGCTGAGCATGGGAGCAGACGTCAACATGAAGACTTCTAACGGGTG GACAGCCATGGATTACGCTCAACACTTCCAGCAGGGCGGCGCTGTGGATCTCCTGCAAGCATCTCT gGCTGTAGGGGGTCCAGGTGTGGGGGAGTGCTCTCTGGTCCAGGGGGGGGACACAGACCTGAGTGCAGAGGAGCAGGAGTTACTCAGACTTTACCATCACAGCTTTGATGATGAGCGTGTGGACCTGGACCTTATCATGGACCTGCTGCACAACATCTGCTCGACCTCAGCTGACG GAGCGGCTCTGATCTTCCTCCCTGGATACGATGAGATCGTTTCTCTGAGAGATCGAATCCTGTATGATGACAAGAGATTCACAGTGAACTCTGACAG gtacCAGGTGTTCACTCTGCACTCAGACATGCAGACGTCAGATCAGAAGAAAGCCATGAAGACGTCTCCACCTGGAATCAGGAAGATC ATTCTGTCCACCAACATCGCAGAGACCAGCATCACCATCAACGACGTGGTGTTTGTCATCGACTCAGGGAAGGTTAAAGAG AAATCCTTCGACACTCTGAGTCATGTGTCCATGTTGAAGACGGTGTGGATCTCTAAAGCCAGCGCTCTGCAGAGGAAGGGGAG agcCGGACGCTGCAGACCTGGGATCTGTTTCCACCTCTTCAGTCGACTCCGATTCAACAACATGCTGGAGTTCCAGGTCCCACAGCTGCTGAGGATGCctctgcag GATCTGTGTCTGCAGACCAAACTGTTGGCCCCCTCCTCGTGTCCTGTCGCTGAGTTTTTATCCAAagctcctcagcctcctcctgctCACGCCATCAAGAACGCCGTGCACATGCTCAAG ACAATCGATGCCATGGACCAGAACGAGGACCTGACCGACCTGGGCTACCACCTGGCTGATCTACCTGTGGAACCTCACCTGGGGAAGATGGTCCTGTGTGCTGTGGTCCTAAAGTGTCTGGACCCGGTCCTAACCATCGCCTGCACACTGGCCTACAGAGACCCGTTCATCCTCCCAGCTCAGAGCTCACTGAAACAAGCCGCCCTGCTCTGCCGCAAACGCTTCACATCCAGCACCTTCAGCGACCACATGGCCCTGCTCAGAGCCTTCCAG gcgtGGCAGAAGGCTCGCAGTGACGGCTGGGAGAGATCCTTCTGTGAGAAGAACTTCCTGTCTCAGGCCACCATGGACATGATCCTGGGTATGAGGACCCAGCTGCTGGGACAGCTACGAGCCATCg GTTTCGTGCGTGCCCGGGGGGGCAGTGACATCCGGGATGTGAACCTGAACTCTGAAAACTGGGCTGTGGTGAAGGCGGCACTGGTGGCTGGCATGTATCCTAACCTGGTCCACATGAACCCAGAGACCTCCCTGCTGTCCAGTACCAGAGAGAAGAAGGTCATCTTCCACCCCACCTCCATCCTCAGCCCCGCCCACAACAAGGAG acTGACTTGGTGCGGTCCCCCAGGACTCTGCCCACTGATTGGCTGATCTACAATGAGATGAGTCGAGGTCAAAGGGTGGCGAGCGTTCgctgctgctctgtggttaCGCCCATCACTGTGGCCATCTTTGGAGGCTGTTCAAGACTGCCTGACTCCGCCTTCCAGGATCCTGCTGGTCACCgagacacag ACGCTCCCCTGGATGAGGTCAGTGACAGTGAGGTGGAGGAGCTGGCTGAGATGAAGCTTGATGATTGGTTGGTGTTTCAGTGTGACAGAGAG GCTGCAGGTCTGGTGTTTGATCTGAGGCAGAAGTGGCAGAACCTGTTCCTCAGGAGGATCAGGTGTCCCTCTAAACCTTGGAGCCAACAGGACGAGTCCATCATCAGGACCCTTGTGTCT GTCctcacagcagaggagcagggggcggggcttcagcAGCCCACAGGGATCGGACAGAGACCCCGACCCATGTCATCAGAGGAGGGACCCCAGATCTCTATGAGGAACTCAAAGAGCCCACAAATACCCCCCCAGTCCACCAGCGACAG GTTGTGCAGGACTCCAGCCAGTTCAGGACGTCCTCAGGTGAAAGCTAACAGCAGAGACGAGACCTTACTGTGTGAAGACCCCGCCTCCTCCACTAACTCCTCCTCTGTGGACACTCCCTCTGACAGCCCCACCTCCTCAGGAAAG GCGTCTCACTCGGCGTCTCCTCAGCTGCTTCTCTCTTCCATGAGATATTTCATCATGAAGAGCAGCAACATGAGGAACATCGAGATCTCGCAGCAGAGAGGGATCTGGTCCACCACGCCGAGCAACGAGACCAAACTGAGCCGAGCCTTCATTGAGCACAGCATCATCATCCTGGTCTTCTCTGCGCAGGGCTCAGGACACTTCCAG GGTTACGCTCGCATGACGTCGGCTGTCAGCAGGGAGAGCTGTCAGGACTGGGGCCTTGTGGGTCTGGGGGGGGTGTTCAGTGTGGACTGGATCCACAGAGAGAGTTTACCTTTCCACTGCAGCCAGCACATCGTGAACCCCTGGAACGACCACAAGAAGGTGCAGATCAGCAGGGACGGACAG GAGTTGGAGCCTCATGCAGGCAGTCAGCTGTTGTTACTGTGGGACAGAAACTCATCTGCTCAATAA